The region TCCGTTATCGAGCCATCTTCAAGGGACATATGGAGCCTTTTCCTGCTTCTGTCATAACCCATAATCGTCAATTCCGGTGATGAGCGTGAAAGTGCCTTGGCCAGTGACCCACCGATCAGGCCGAGCCCGTAGATTCCCACGTTCAAATTCTTCAATGCTATATCCTCCTCCCCACGGCACCGGCAACAGCACCCGCTTTTCTCATCATCTCGGCAAATAACTCCGGCCTGAGCGACTGAGGCCCATCGGACAGGGCTTCTTCGGGTTTCGTGTGCACCTCTACCATTATGCCGTCAGCCCCGGCCGCGATAGCTGCCGCTGAAAGAACGTGAACGAGGTCGGCCTTGCCTGACGCGTGTGACGGATCCACAATAACCGGTAGATGTGTCAGTTGCTTCAACACGGGCAGCGCGCTGATATCCAGGGTGTTTCTCGTTGACGTCTCGAAGGTACGGATTCCCCTTTCACAGAGTATGATCTTCGCGTTTCCCTGAGAAGCGATATACTCTGCAGACATGAGCAGCTCGTGTACCGTGGCGCTGAGCCCCCTCTTCAGAATAACCGGCTTGTCTGCTTTGCCCACTTCCGTCAGAAGCCGGAAGTTCTGCATGTTTCTCGCCCCTATCTGGATTATATCCGCGTACTTTATGAGGAGATCGATATCTCTCGTATCCATGAGCTCCGTGGCAACGGGGAGCCCGGTCCGCTCCCTTGCCTCGGCCAATATCTTCAACCCTTCCTCCCCGAGTCCCTGGAAGCTATAGGGCGATGTCCGGGGTTTGAATGCCCCACCCCGCAAAAAGGCTGCGCCCGATTTTTTNNNNNNCCGGCAATTACAACAACCTCCTCCCCGCCGATAACCTTGTCCCCCACCCGTAACACCGTGTCTTCCGCCTTGAATTCCCTGCTCACGAGTTTATAGGGCTTCAAAATAGGCATGACCTTTTCGACACAATCCATCACCTCGAAAAAGGCCGCGTCAACCTTCCGCTCATCACCAATTGCGCCGATGATGGTTCTCTCGACTCCCTTTGAAAGATGAACCTTGAGCCCCATCTCCTTTACCCTGTTTTCCACGCTCTCTATCTCTCTCTCCGTGGCTCCGGGCTTGAGCACTATGATCATTTCATTCCCTCCTTGTGTGTGTATCTATGATTTTCTCGGTATCTTTTAGAATATTTTCCGGGTTTTCTTGGATTTTTCTCTGGGTCCCCGCATCACGCAGCGCGGGGATAGGAGCCAAGAAGCTTGAAATAGTCACAGAGGATTCTCATCTCATTTATGGCGGAAGCTATATTGGCGTCTGTTATATGGCCCGCCATATCGAGGAAGAAGAGATATTCCCACGCCCTTTTCTTTACCGGCCTCGACTCGATCTTGGTCAGGTTGATTTTAAACTTTGCAAATGGCTCCAGTATCTTGTACAGCGCCCCCACCTCATCCTTGACGGAAAAAATGATCGAGGTTTTGTCCCAGCCAGTTTTTTCGGGGGTTGTTTTCCCGATTATGATAAACCGTGTGATATTGTTGATATTGTCCTGTATGTTCTTCTTCAATACCTGCAGCCCGTAGAGCTTGCCGGCGCCCTCCGCCGCCACGGCAGCCGAGGAGGGATCCTCTGACACCAGCTCAGCCGCCTTTGCCGTGCTCTCCACATGAAATACGGGGACTCCCTTGAGATTTTTTTCGAGCCAGTTCCTGCACTGTGCTATGGCATGCGGGTGGGAATATACCTTCTTTATGTGCTCCATTTCTCCCGTGACCGAGAGCAGGGAGTGGGATATCTCGAGGATGATCTCCCCCGTGATATTTATGTTGTGCTCTACAAACATGTCGAGGGTGTTGCTGACGATGCCCTCTGTGCTGTTTTCGATAGGAACCACGCCGAACTCGACTTCCTTGCGGTCCACTGATTCAAAGACCTCCGCGACATTGATCACGGGTACGAGGTCAGCGCTCTCGCCAAACTGCGTTATGCATGCCATGTGGGTAAAGGTGGCCCTCGGTCCGAGAAAGCAGACGCGCATCCTCTTTTCCAGGGATATGGAGGCCGAGATAATTTCTCTGAAAATTGTGCGGACGGCCTCCGTCGGAAATGGGCCGGTGTTCAGCTTGCTGAGACTCTCCAGTATCTCCGTCTCTCTCTCCGGGACGTAAACCCTGAGATTGTGCTTCTTTTTCAATTCGCCGACGGCAATTGCAATATCGGCCCTTCTGTTGAGCAGCTCCAGAATATCCCTGTCCAGCTTATCGATCTTGTCTCTGTACTGTGCGAGAATCTCAGACCAGGAATTCATTTCTTTGGATTCTTGGCTTCCCCTATTTTTCTGTATTTTTCATATCTCCTTTGCAATAGTTCTTCCGTATTCACCCCACTGACCTCGGATATGGCCTCCAGAAGATGCTCCTTCAAGATACTCGCAGCTTTTTCCGGATTCCTGTGGGCCCCTCCATCCGGCTCGGGGACGACTATGTCTACCACCCCAAAACCTTTCAGGTCCGGGGCCGTTATTTTCATGATATCCGCCGCCGTCTCTCCTTTCCCGGCGTCCTTCCAGAGTATCGACGCACACCCCTCCGGGGAAATGACCGAGTAAATAGCATATTCCATCATCAGGATAATATCACCTATGCCGAGGGCAAGCGCTCCCCCCGATCCACCCTCCCCGATAACGGCTACGATNNGTTACTATGGGCAACCTGAATTTTTCGGCCAGCTTCATAACCCGGAGAGCCTTCCGGTAACCCTCCGGATGGGCCATGCCGAAGTTGCGGTGGATCTTCTCATTGGTCGTTCTCCCCTTCTGTTGACCGATCAGGACAATTTTTTGACCGTCAACCTCGGCGAATCCGCAAACGATCGCCGGATCGTCCATAAAGGCTCTATCCCCGTGTATTTCTATGAAGTTTTTGAAAATCAACTTCACGTAATCGAGCATGTACGGTCTCGAAGGGTGCCTTGCAAGGAGGGTTTTCTGCCACCGGGAAAGATTTGAGAAGATCTCCTTCTTTATCTTCCCTATCTTTCGCTCGAGCTTCTGGATTTCATCGGTTACGGCCTTGGAACCGTAATCCTCGGATGCTTTTAGCTGCTCGAGCCTGTTCTCCAGCTCGACGATGGGTCTCTCAAAATCCAGATATTGCCCGACCATCTCCGCCCTCATCAATTGGAGGTTGAGATTCTCCTCCGGAGTAGAAAATCATATCAGAAATGATTTGACAAGTTTACCTATTTTTTGTTCTTCCGAAGACTTCAACCATCGCCCATCCTCCCGTTTGAACCACGTCAGCTGCCTCTTTGCATACTGCCTCGTTTCCCGCTTTATGGTTTCGACCGTTACGGCGAGATCCTCCTCCCCCCTTAAAAAGGCGACGATGTGACGGTACCCCAGGGAGCACATCGGCCGAAGGCCGGGGGAATACCCCATGTCGAGCAGGCCTTTCACCTCGTCTACGAAACCCCCGGCTATCATCGCCTCCACTCTTTTGTTTATCCGCTCGTAAAGAACGTCTCTTTCCGGCGACAGAATGATGAAAAGATCTTCGAAGGCCTTTTCCCTCTCCTTCCACTTTTTCTGCAGAGACGAAAAAGTCGTGCCCGTTATCGCCATCACCTCGAGTGCCCTCACGATTCTGCTTCTGTCATTCGGGGAAATGGCCCTGGCAAACAGAGGGTCCCTCTCCTGAACCTCGTTGTAGAGGTCACCCAACCCTTCCCGCTCTAACCTCTTTTGAAGCTGATTTCTGATGGAGGGAGAGGAGGGAATCCTGTCCAGCCCGAAAAGAAAACTCCTCATGTACAATCCCGTTCCACCCACAAAGAGAGGGATTTTACCCCTGCCATAAATTTCCAGCACAACCCTCGAGGCTTCGGTGACATAGTCAGCCACCGAGAAGTATTCATCGGGGTACCGTATGTCGTAGAGGTGGTGGGGGACAGAGCTTCTCTGCTCCGCTGATGGCTTGGCCGTTCCAATGTCCAGGTAACGGTAGATCTGCAGGGAATCAAAATTGACAATCTCCAGCGGATACCTTTTGGCCAGGGTGAGGGCCGTGCTGCTCTTTCCCGATGCTGTTGGCCCGCCGATAATGACCACCTTCTTTTTCATATTGCAAATATCAGGTTCTCCCGAAAAGTTTGTGCAATTCACGCC is a window of Deltaproteobacteria bacterium DNA encoding:
- the miaA gene encoding tRNA (adenosine(37)-N6)-dimethylallyltransferase MiaA, with amino-acid sequence MKKKVVIIGGPTASGKSSTALTLAKRYPLEIVNFDSLQIYRYLDIGTAKPSAEQRSSVPHHLYDIRYPDEYFSVADYVTEASRVVLEIYGRGKIPLFVGGTGLYMRSFLFGLDRIPSSPSIRNQLQKRLEREGLGDLYNEVQERDPLFARAISPNDRSRIVRALEVMAITGTTFSSLQKKWKEREKAFEDLFIILSPERDVLYERINKRVEAMIAGGFVDEVKGLLDMGYSPGLRPMCSLGYRHIVAFLRGEEDLAVTVETIKRETRQYAKRQLTWFKREDGRWLKSSEEQKIGKLVKSFLI
- the pheA gene encoding prephenate dehydratase; amino-acid sequence: MNSWSEILAQYRDKIDKLDRDILELLNRRADIAIAVGELKKKHNLRVYVPERETEILESLSKLNTGPFPTEAVRTIFREIISASISLEKRMRVCFLGPRATFTHMACITQFGESADLVPVINVAEVFESVDRKEVEFGVVPIENSTEGIVSNTLDMFVEHNINITGEIILEISHSLLSVTGEMEHIKKVYSHPHAIAQCRNWLEKNLKGVPVFHVESTAKAAELVSEDPSSAAVAAEGAGKLYGLQVLKKNIQDNINNITRFIIIGKTTPEKTGWDKTSIIFSVKDEVGALYKILEPFAKFKINLTKIESRPVKKRAWEYLFFLDMAGHITDANIASAINEMRILCDYFKLLGSYPRAA